CAATACGATCGCTGCCACCACAAAAAACTCCACGTACTCCTGGATCACCGACCGGGGATAGAACTTCCCGCCGTGGTGGCGCAAAACTTCCTCGAGAGCTTCGGTCGCAAGCTTCAAACGGCCGGCGTCGGCTTTCTCCTTGAGCAGGCGCTTCACCGTCTCAACAGAGGAGCCGAGCTCATTCCGCTCCTGATCGGTAAGGACATCGCGCCGGTAGGCGTAAATTTTCTCGCCCAGCTCCACCCAATGGCGGGCAGTGCTGCGCATGCGCTTTTCGACGGAGGAGAAGAGTCCGAACACGTTTGCTTAGTTGTTCTTCAACACTTGAATGAAGGCATCCGGGGGAATCGAGACTTTACCGATCTGTTTCATCTTCTTTTTGCCTTCCTTCTGCTTATCCAAGAGCTTCCTCTTGCGGGAAATGTCACCGCCGTAACACTTCGCTGTCACATCCTTGCGCATTTCGCGCACGTTGTCACGTGCGATGATCTTGCCGCCGATGGCAGCCTGGATGGCCACCTTGAACATCTGTGGCGGAATTATCTCGGCCAGTTTCTCACAGAGTTCGCGTCCCTTGCCTTCGGCCTTGTCGCGGTGAACGATGCTTGCAAATGCATCCACGGGGTCGCCGTTGATGAGGATATCCATCTTCACAAGGTCCGAAACCCGATACTCACCCAATTCGTAATCCATCGAGCCGTAGCCATGGGTGATGCTTTTAAGGCGATCATTGAAATCCACGAGGATTTCATTGAGCGGAAGTACACAACGCAGCATCACGCGCGACGCATCCATCGTATCGGTGTGTTCGCAGATGCCTCGCTTCTCCATGATAAGCGATAGGATGTCTCCCATGCTGTCGTTTGGAATATGAATGGAGGCCCGGATCGTCGGTTCGGAGATGTATTCGATGGTTCCGGGGTCAGGCAGCAGGACGGGGTTGTCCACCTCTATCTCAGCTCCGCCGTGCGGCTTCACGCGATAGACAACACTTGGGTAGGTGGAGATGATCTCCACGTCGTGTTCGCGCCGAATTCGCTCCTGGATTATCTCCATGTGAAGCAAGCCGAGAAAACCGCAGCGAAATCCAAAACCAAGCGCAACCGAGCTCTCGCTCTGGTAAAGAAACGCAGAGTCATTCAGTCGGAGTCGGCCAAGGGCTGCCTTCAGCTTTTCATAATCCGAAGACTCCAAAGGGTAGAGTCCGCAAAATACCATCGGTCTCACCTCCTTGTACCCGGGCAGCATCTCGGAGGCGGGCTTGTTTGAGAGGGTGATCGTGTCGCCGATCTTGATGTCCGAAGTGTCCTTGATATTCGAGACCACGTATCCGACATCGCCAGCGGAGAGCACCGAGCGCTTTTCCATCTTTGGCGTAAATACGCCCACTTCCTTGACCTCAGAACGCTGCCCATTGCTCATGAGCGTCATATTGTCCCCAGCCTTGATCGCGCCCGAAAAGACACGGGCATAGGCGATCACGCCACGGTAGGAGTCGTAGAGCGAATCGAAAACTAAAGTGCGCGTCGAAGGGTTGTCCCTCCACCTGGGCTCAGGGATTCGGGCGACAACTGCTTCGAGGATGTCTTGGATTCCAATTCCTGCTTTTCCACTGGCCAGAATCGCCTCCTCTTGGGGAATCGTCAGGATGTCCTCCAACTGTCGAAGGCACAGCTCGAGATTGGCACTTGGCAGGTCGATCTTGTTGATGACGGGGATTATCTTTAGGTTTTGCGAGAATGCGAGGTGCGCATTCGCAACCGTCTGAGCCTCGACGCCTTGCGCAGCATCAATCAAAAGAACAGCCCCTTCGCAGGCCGCCAGGCTTCGAGAGACTTCATAGGAGAAGTCGACGTGCCCGGGGGTGTCCATCAGGTTGAGCTTATAGGTGCGGCCATCCTTCGCTTTGTACTGCATTGTCACGGGATGGCTCTTAATCGTGATCCCGCGCTCCTTTTCCAGATCCATCGCGTCAAGGTGCTGATCTGTGAGCACACGCTGCTCCACCGTGTTGGTATACTCCAGCAACCGATCAGACAAGGTGGTCTTGCCGTGGTCGACGTGGGCGATGATGCAGAAATTTCGGGTTAGCAGCTCTTCCATGATAAGGGACGCGGTCCGGCGACGGCCGCGTCGAGACTTGAAAAACGAAAATGGTGCCGAGACTTGCTGCCTAGTTCAAGCGGCATCTCGTTTCGCGCCATCCAGCCCCAAGCCCACGAAGGGCGTGGCAGTTCGCAGCCCGGCGGTTATGCCTGCAGGTCCGCGAACTCGGAGTAGCTCTTCACCACCCACTCTTTCACCGTACGCTTGGCCAAGCCGGCGAGGACGCCTCCCGGACCAAGTTCCCAGTATTCGGTGGCTCCTGCAGTCGCAGCCGAGCGCATGCAGTCCTCCCAGAGGACCGACGACACGACCTGCTTCACGAGCGCGGCGCGAATGTCGGACGGCTCGGAAACCTCCTTGCCCGTGGTGTTCGTAAACACCTTGAACACCGGCTTCTTGAAGGAGATGCCTTCGAGAAAAGCGGCGAACTCGGCCCGGGCCGGTTCCATCAAGCGGCTGTGATAGGCGCCTGCCACGTTCAGGGGGATGGCCTTTTTGATTCCTCGCGCTTTGGCGGCCGCCACCGCCGCCTCAACCTTGGCTTTGTCACCCGAGATGATGATCTGGCCGGGTGCGTTGAAGTTTGCGGCTTCGACGTCGAACTCCTGGCAGAGCGCCGCGACGGTCGAGCGCTCTTCTCCCACAATCGCTGCCATGCCTCCAACGCTTCGCTCGCAGGCGACTTGCATCAGGCGACCGCGTTCGGCCACGACGCGCAGGCCGGTGCTGAAATCGAACACTTCGGCAGCTGTGAGGGCGGTAACCTCTCCCAGGCTCAATCCGAGGGCCATGTCGATCGCAGGCAATTTATTCAACTCCTTCAACGCCGCATGCAAGGCAAGGCCATGCACAAATAAGGCCGGTTGGCACACCTTGGTCTGGGTCAGCTCCGCATCCGGACCGTTGAACGAAATCTCCGTCAACTTCCAGCCAAGTACTGAGTCAGCTTCGTCGTAAAGGCGACGAGCAGCGGCAGAGTTTTCATAAAGGGACTTACCCATGCCCACTTTTTGGGCACCTTGTCCTGCGAAAAGGAGTGCAAACGGCATAAACGACGACTCCTAAAACTCTCCCGCGCTGAAACAAGCACTAAAACCGTTCAAGCTGGCGGAAATACTTCTGTTCCTCATCCCGGTCAGCCCCAGGCTTTCTTGCCTCCGCAGGGGTTGGCGAGGGCGTCGCTGGCAAAAATGTTGGCCTGGGTGTGGGCATCGCAACCAGGACCTTCCGGGGCGGTTCTGGAGGCTCCTTGAGCGCTTGGAGGTAAGGATTGGGCACCGGGGTTCCCGGGGGCGTCGGCCGCGGCGCGGGCTTCAGCATTTCAAGGAGGCTTCTGTCTTGGAGACGGGTCGGAGAGAATGGTGCAGGGGGGGCGTTGTCCGTCCGATCTCGAGCCCCTTGGTTCCGCCTCAGTTCTTCCATCCCGGCCTTGAGCCAGTCGTCTTGTTGAGTGGTCGCGACCAGCCGCTCTGCAAAGGTGGCGGGCAAGACCACCGGTGCCATTGGGGCCTGGACTTGTATTCCGTGAGCAAGCGCGCCTTCTGGAAGGCCTCGCACCGTTAAAGGGTCTGGGAGTGCCGTGTCAGGCAAGGGGCTCGGGAGGCCTACGAACGTGTCCGCCCGGGAATTGTCTGACTCGCCACTCGCTTCAGCAAAGGCAAGGGCAGCGAATGCCAAGCAGGCTGCCTCGACTCCTCGAATCACGTCTTTATGAAAATTCCCCTCAGGTTCATCTCGAGAGCCTGCGGGTTCGGTGAAAAACGCAGCCCGTCATTCTTGCTGATCTTTCCCGCCTTGATCAGCCGGTAGAGATCCTTGTTGAAGGAAAACGTCCGTGAATCCGAAGAGCTCTCGAGCAGGCCCTGGATTTTTTCGTTTTGCCCTTCCAGGATCAGGTTTCGAATCGTCGCATCCGCAAACAGGATTTCGTTCGCCGGCATGCGCCCTCCCCCCTCCATCGCTGGAATGAGCTTTTGGCAGATGATGCCGCGAATCGTGCCGGCCACCTGTCTGCGCGCCTGGGCCTGTTGTTCGGCGGGAAAAAACTCGAAGAGCCGGGTTAAGGATTGGGCAACCGTTGCCGCGTGCATCGTCGAAATGACCAAATGGCCGGTTTCAGCAGCCGAGATCGCAGTCTCGAATGTTTCGGCGTCGCGCATCTCACCGATGAGGATGATGTCTGGATTTTGGCGGAGAACCGACTTGATGGCCTTGGAAAAAGTAGGGACGTCGATGCCGATCTCACGTTGGTTGAAGACCGAGCGGTTGTCCTTGAACGTGTACTCGATGGGGTCCTCGATCGTGACGATGTGCTTCTCCGCGTTCTGGTTAATCCAGTTCAGCATCGCCGCCATCGTGGAGCTTTTGCCCATGCCTGTGGCGCCACAAAACAGGAGTATGCCGTCCTTCCCTTGCGCCAGGTTGAGTAGCGGATCCGCTTGAAGATTCAGTTCCTCAAAGGTGGGTATGTGATCCTTGATATGCCGGAAAACGACGCTCACCGTTCCTCGCTGGTGGAACGCATTGACACGAAATCGTCCGATTCCCTTTGCGGCATAGGCAAAGTCAACCTGTCGCTCCACTCTCCAGTTGTCTCGAAACACCGCCGGCATGGCAGCCTCCACATAGGCATTGGCCTGCTCGCTCGTCACCGGATCCATATCCACTGGTTGAAGACCGCCAGAGATCCGTAGATACCCAGGGCGATCGGTCTTTATCACCACATCGCTCGCACGACTTTCGACCGCCAGCCTTAATAGCTCATCGAATATTTCCGACGCCGAGTGGGTGGAGCTCATTCAGTTTGAAGTTGCCCATTTGGTAAATCGGATTGGTCTGCTCTGCAAGGTATTCCCTTTAAACAAACCATGAAACTCCGTCCGCTCACCGGCGCGATTACCGCGCTTGTCACCCCTTTCTCCAATGGCGCCGTCTCGTTTGGCGACTTGAAAAAGCTGGTGGAGACGCAGATCAAGGCTGGCATTCATGGTCTTGTACCCGTGGGCACGACCGGGGAGTCGCCCACCCTTTCCCATGAGGAACACATGGCCGTCATTCGCGCGACGATCGAGTGCGTACGCGGCCGTGTGCCGGTGATTGCTGGAACTGGATCGAATTCGACACACGAAGCGATCGAGCTCACGCGCCTCGCCCATGAAGCAGGCGCCGATGCGATGCTTGTCGTGGCTCCGTACTACAATAAGCCGAGCCAGGAAGGGGTGTTCCGTCACTTCGCCGCCCTCGCGGAAACCACGGACAAGCCGATTATTCTCTACTCAATTCCAGGTCGTTGCGGCATCGAGATCGCCGTTCCCACCGTCGTTCGGCTCCGCAAGCAGTATCCGCACGTTCGCTACATCAAGGAAGCGGGCGGTTCGGTGGACCGCGTCGACCAGATCAAGCAGGCGCTGGGTCGTGATATGACCGTCCTCAGCGGCGACGACAGCCTCACGCTTCCCTTCCTTGCGGTGGGTGGGGAGGGTGTGATCAGTGTCGCTTCGAATTACGCTCCCAAGCGCGTTGTCCAACTGGTTGAAGCCGCGCTCGGAGGCGACTATGCCCGCGCCCGCAAAGTTCACCAGGCGATGTATCCCCTCTTCAAGAACCTGTTCATCGAGCCGAATCCGGTTCCGGTGAAGTATGCTCTCAAGCGCGCCGGCTTGATTTCGTCCGATGAAGTGCGCCCTCCCCTCTGCGAAATGAGCGAGGCGAACCGCAAGATGCTCGAAGGCGTGATCGAGAGCCTCTGATTCCCATGCCCCTCAAGATTGCAATCATCGGTGCCAAGGGTCGGATGGGCCAGGTCATCGCCTCCGTGGCTGCGGAATGTGACTGCGAGATCATCGCCTCCCTGGACCAAGGGGACGACCTCCTCCAAGGCTGCACAGGAGCCCAGGCGATCATCGACTTTAGCTTTCACAAAGTAACGGAGCATTCACTGGCGATCGCGAAATCGCTCGGTATTCCGATTGTGATCGGCACCACCGGACACACGTCGGAGGAGAAGAAAGTGCTCGCCGAGTTGGCTTCCTCCACACGTTGCGTGTGGGCCGGCAACTATTCTGTCGGGGTGAACCTCCTTTTTGCGCTTACACGGCGTGCCGCCTCAGTGCTCGGCAAGGACTACGACGCAGAGGTGATCGAGATGCACCACCGCTTCAAGAAGGACGCCCCTAGCGGCACGGCCGCGCGGCTTCTCGAAGTGATCCTCGAGGAGCGTAAGCTGAACGCAGAAGCACTCCGTCACGGACGCGAAGGGATCACCGGCGAGCGCACCCAGGCGGAGGTGGGTATCCATGCGGTTCGCGGAGGTGATGTTGTCGGCGACCACACGGTCATTTTCGCTGCACTGGGTGAACGTGTGGAGCTCACTCACAAGGCGTCTGACCGGGGAATCTTCGCTCGTGGGGCCCTGAGAGCAGCCCACTGGCTGCAGACCCAAAAGGCGGGGTTGTATGACATGCAGGATGTCCTCGGCCTGAAGTGAGCCGATGATCATTAGCATCCAAGGACTGCTCGTGGAAAGCACGCCCCTCCGGGCGGTGATCGAATGCCATGGCCTTGGATACGAGGTTCTGGTGCCAGTCACCACGGCCGAGAAG
This portion of the Opitutaceae bacterium genome encodes:
- the dapA gene encoding 4-hydroxy-tetrahydrodipicolinate synthase, with translation MKLRPLTGAITALVTPFSNGAVSFGDLKKLVETQIKAGIHGLVPVGTTGESPTLSHEEHMAVIRATIECVRGRVPVIAGTGSNSTHEAIELTRLAHEAGADAMLVVAPYYNKPSQEGVFRHFAALAETTDKPIILYSIPGRCGIEIAVPTVVRLRKQYPHVRYIKEAGGSVDRVDQIKQALGRDMTVLSGDDSLTLPFLAVGGEGVISVASNYAPKRVVQLVEAALGGDYARARKVHQAMYPLFKNLFIEPNPVPVKYALKRAGLISSDEVRPPLCEMSEANRKMLEGVIESL
- the lepA gene encoding translation elongation factor 4; its protein translation is MEELLTRNFCIIAHVDHGKTTLSDRLLEYTNTVEQRVLTDQHLDAMDLEKERGITIKSHPVTMQYKAKDGRTYKLNLMDTPGHVDFSYEVSRSLAACEGAVLLIDAAQGVEAQTVANAHLAFSQNLKIIPVINKIDLPSANLELCLRQLEDILTIPQEEAILASGKAGIGIQDILEAVVARIPEPRWRDNPSTRTLVFDSLYDSYRGVIAYARVFSGAIKAGDNMTLMSNGQRSEVKEVGVFTPKMEKRSVLSAGDVGYVVSNIKDTSDIKIGDTITLSNKPASEMLPGYKEVRPMVFCGLYPLESSDYEKLKAALGRLRLNDSAFLYQSESSVALGFGFRCGFLGLLHMEIIQERIRREHDVEIISTYPSVVYRVKPHGGAEIEVDNPVLLPDPGTIEYISEPTIRASIHIPNDSMGDILSLIMEKRGICEHTDTMDASRVMLRCVLPLNEILVDFNDRLKSITHGYGSMDYELGEYRVSDLVKMDILINGDPVDAFASIVHRDKAEGKGRELCEKLAEIIPPQMFKVAIQAAIGGKIIARDNVREMRKDVTAKCYGGDISRKRKLLDKQKEGKKKMKQIGKVSIPPDAFIQVLKNN
- the dapB gene encoding 4-hydroxy-tetrahydrodipicolinate reductase gives rise to the protein MPLKIAIIGAKGRMGQVIASVAAECDCEIIASLDQGDDLLQGCTGAQAIIDFSFHKVTEHSLAIAKSLGIPIVIGTTGHTSEEKKVLAELASSTRCVWAGNYSVGVNLLFALTRRAASVLGKDYDAEVIEMHHRFKKDAPSGTAARLLEVILEERKLNAEALRHGREGITGERTQAEVGIHAVRGGDVVGDHTVIFAALGERVELTHKASDRGIFARGALRAAHWLQTQKAGLYDMQDVLGLK
- a CDS encoding PilT/PilU family type 4a pilus ATPase, which gives rise to MSSTHSASEIFDELLRLAVESRASDVVIKTDRPGYLRISGGLQPVDMDPVTSEQANAYVEAAMPAVFRDNWRVERQVDFAYAAKGIGRFRVNAFHQRGTVSVVFRHIKDHIPTFEELNLQADPLLNLAQGKDGILLFCGATGMGKSSTMAAMLNWINQNAEKHIVTIEDPIEYTFKDNRSVFNQREIGIDVPTFSKAIKSVLRQNPDIILIGEMRDAETFETAISAAETGHLVISTMHAATVAQSLTRLFEFFPAEQQAQARRQVAGTIRGIICQKLIPAMEGGGRMPANEILFADATIRNLILEGQNEKIQGLLESSSDSRTFSFNKDLYRLIKAGKISKNDGLRFSPNPQALEMNLRGIFIKT
- the fabD gene encoding ACP S-malonyltransferase, translating into MPFALLFAGQGAQKVGMGKSLYENSAAARRLYDEADSVLGWKLTEISFNGPDAELTQTKVCQPALFVHGLALHAALKELNKLPAIDMALGLSLGEVTALTAAEVFDFSTGLRVVAERGRLMQVACERSVGGMAAIVGEERSTVAALCQEFDVEAANFNAPGQIIISGDKAKVEAAVAAAKARGIKKAIPLNVAGAYHSRLMEPARAEFAAFLEGISFKKPVFKVFTNTTGKEVSEPSDIRAALVKQVVSSVLWEDCMRSAATAGATEYWELGPGGVLAGLAKRTVKEWVVKSYSEFADLQA